A section of the Oncorhynchus keta strain PuntledgeMale-10-30-2019 chromosome 15, Oket_V2, whole genome shotgun sequence genome encodes:
- the LOC118377685 gene encoding complement factor H-like isoform X1, whose translation MGEPKCLFFVLLIWCLGTVHGQGYSISAQDSRQSCPKPQLKQGYFGSDEEMYQHGTELYYACDKGWKPAVEGWWAMVECENRKWSHTPQCIDENNCIAPDNPNAKVTTPGVNGWYPNGKLVRFECDETYEIKGPITATCENGTWTTLPLCEEENVLCGQPPPVTNAVITREYREKFQEGSKINYKCRDSYTYEGTDSSVCQSGDWTTSPKCIQTPFSTERASTGEGGSSTSSDRGNGGTSSGGDHSTSSGGGHSTSSGGGHSRSSGGGHSTSSAGGRSTSSAGGHSTSSGDEASANVRPSARPQPGGPFLPVDRCGEKPTVDNGDFISDSDRNRMALTFTCINYYKLVGPEQVMCHNDQTWSELPICKAPCTIDKRTFYTLDLPKDMFVKEGESQTFLCKKTDSWGRPFVADVRCQNGQGAIGRCALGCKLDTWNYHWLDLTQDMFVKEGRQTWNCKQTDYRGRRLVANVECHEGYLTVRNCSL comes from the exons ATGGGTGAaccaaaatgtttgttttttgttctATTGATTTGGTGTCTCGGCACAGTACACG GCCAAGGTTACTCCATTTCAGCACAAGATTCCCGACAAAGCTGCCCAAAACCCCAACTGAAACAAGGTTATTTTGGCTCGGATGAAGAAATGTACCAACATGGCACGGAACTTTACTATGCCTGCGATAAAGGTTGGAAACCTGCGGTTGAGGGGTGGTGGGCGATGGTTGAGTGTGAGAACAGAAAATGGTCCCACACACCTCAGTGCATAG ATGAGAACAACTGCATTGCTCCAGATAACCCTAATGCTAAAGTGACAACCCCTGGGGTGAATGGATGGTATCCCAATGGAAAACTAGTTAGGTTTGAATGTGATGAAACATATGAAATTAAGGGCCCTATCACAGCTACGTGTGAGAATGGGACTTGGACAACATTACCACTGTGTGAAG AAGAAAATGTCTTGTGTGGACAACCTCCTCCTGTGACCAATGCAGTTATCACTCGTGAATATCGGGAGAAGTTTCAAGAAGGCTCTAAGATAAATTATAAATGTCGGGATTCATATACTTATGAAGGAACTGACTCTAGCGTTTGCCAATCTGGAGATTGGACCACAAGTCCCAAATGCA TTCAAACTCCATTCTCCACAGAGAGGGCCAGCACAG GTGAAGGAGGCAGCAGTACTTCGAGTGACAGAGGAAATGGTGGCACATCTAGCGGAGGGGACCACAGCACATCTAGCGGAGGGGGCCACAGCACATCTAGCGGAGGGGGCCACAGCAGATCTAGCGGAGGGGGCCACAGCACATCTAGTGCAGGGGGCCGCAGCACATCTAGCGCAGGGGGCCACAGCACATCTAGCG GTGATGAGGCCTCAGCCAATGTCAGACCCTCTGCCAGACCACAACCTGGTGGTCCATTTTTACCTG TTGATAGGTGTGGAGAGAAGCCAACAGTTGATAATGGGGATTTTATCAGTGACTCTGACAGAAATCGTATGGCACTGACCTTCACATGCATTAACTATTATAAACTTGTGGGCCCAGAGCAAGTGATGTGTCATAATGATCAAACGTGGTCAGAGCTCCCCATTTGTAAAG CTCCCTGTACCATTGACAAAAGGACTTTTTACACGCTGGATCTTCCAAAAGACATGTttgtgaaggaaggagagagtcagacatTTCTCTGTAAAAAAACTGATTCTTGGGGACGACCTTTTGTTGCTGATGTTCGATGTCAGAATGGACAAGGGGCAATTGGCAGATGTGCCT TGGGCTGCAAACTGGACACATGGAATTACCATTGGCTGGATCTTACACAGGATATGTTTGTAAAGGAAGGACGTCAGACATGGAACTGTAAACAAACGGATTACAGGGGTCGTCGTCTTGTTGCAAATGTTGAATGTCATGAGGGATATTTAACCGTACGCAATT GTTCCCTTTAA
- the LOC118377685 gene encoding complement factor H-like isoform X3 — MGEPKCLFFVLLIWCLGTVHGQGYSISAQDSRQSCPKPQLKQGYFGSDEEMYQHGTELYYACDKGWKPAVEGWWAMVECENRKWSHTPQCIDENNCIAPDNPNAKVTTPGVNGWYPNGKLVRFECDETYEIKGPITATCENGTWTTLPLCEEENVLCGQPPPVTNAVITREYREKFQEGSKINYKCRDSYTYEGTDSSVCQSGDWTTSPKCIQTPFSTERASTGEGGSSTSSDRGNGGTSSGGDHSTSSGGGHSTSSGGGHSRSSGGGHSTSSAGGRSTSSAGGHSTSSGDEASANVRPSARPQPGGPFLPVDRCGEKPTVDNGDFISDSDRNRMALTFTCINYYKLVGPEQVMCHNDQTWSELPICKAPCTIDKRTFYTLDLPKDMFVKEGESQTFLCKKTDSWGRPFVADVRCQNGQGAIGRCACSL; from the exons ATGGGTGAaccaaaatgtttgttttttgttctATTGATTTGGTGTCTCGGCACAGTACACG GCCAAGGTTACTCCATTTCAGCACAAGATTCCCGACAAAGCTGCCCAAAACCCCAACTGAAACAAGGTTATTTTGGCTCGGATGAAGAAATGTACCAACATGGCACGGAACTTTACTATGCCTGCGATAAAGGTTGGAAACCTGCGGTTGAGGGGTGGTGGGCGATGGTTGAGTGTGAGAACAGAAAATGGTCCCACACACCTCAGTGCATAG ATGAGAACAACTGCATTGCTCCAGATAACCCTAATGCTAAAGTGACAACCCCTGGGGTGAATGGATGGTATCCCAATGGAAAACTAGTTAGGTTTGAATGTGATGAAACATATGAAATTAAGGGCCCTATCACAGCTACGTGTGAGAATGGGACTTGGACAACATTACCACTGTGTGAAG AAGAAAATGTCTTGTGTGGACAACCTCCTCCTGTGACCAATGCAGTTATCACTCGTGAATATCGGGAGAAGTTTCAAGAAGGCTCTAAGATAAATTATAAATGTCGGGATTCATATACTTATGAAGGAACTGACTCTAGCGTTTGCCAATCTGGAGATTGGACCACAAGTCCCAAATGCA TTCAAACTCCATTCTCCACAGAGAGGGCCAGCACAG GTGAAGGAGGCAGCAGTACTTCGAGTGACAGAGGAAATGGTGGCACATCTAGCGGAGGGGACCACAGCACATCTAGCGGAGGGGGCCACAGCACATCTAGCGGAGGGGGCCACAGCAGATCTAGCGGAGGGGGCCACAGCACATCTAGTGCAGGGGGCCGCAGCACATCTAGCGCAGGGGGCCACAGCACATCTAGCG GTGATGAGGCCTCAGCCAATGTCAGACCCTCTGCCAGACCACAACCTGGTGGTCCATTTTTACCTG TTGATAGGTGTGGAGAGAAGCCAACAGTTGATAATGGGGATTTTATCAGTGACTCTGACAGAAATCGTATGGCACTGACCTTCACATGCATTAACTATTATAAACTTGTGGGCCCAGAGCAAGTGATGTGTCATAATGATCAAACGTGGTCAGAGCTCCCCATTTGTAAAG CTCCCTGTACCATTGACAAAAGGACTTTTTACACGCTGGATCTTCCAAAAGACATGTttgtgaaggaaggagagagtcagacatTTCTCTGTAAAAAAACTGATTCTTGGGGACGACCTTTTGTTGCTGATGTTCGATGTCAGAATGGACAAGGGGCAATTGGCAGATGTGCCT GTTCCCTTTAA
- the LOC118377685 gene encoding complement factor H-related protein 1-like isoform X2, which yields MGEPKCLFFVLLIWCLGTVHAQDSRQSCPKPQLKQGYFGSDEEMYQHGTELYYACDKGWKPAVEGWWAMVECENRKWSHTPQCIDENNCIAPDNPNAKVTTPGVNGWYPNGKLVRFECDETYEIKGPITATCENGTWTTLPLCEEENVLCGQPPPVTNAVITREYREKFQEGSKINYKCRDSYTYEGTDSSVCQSGDWTTSPKCIQTPFSTERASTGEGGSSTSSDRGNGGTSSGGDHSTSSGGGHSTSSGGGHSRSSGGGHSTSSAGGRSTSSAGGHSTSSGDEASANVRPSARPQPGGPFLPVDRCGEKPTVDNGDFISDSDRNRMALTFTCINYYKLVGPEQVMCHNDQTWSELPICKAPCTIDKRTFYTLDLPKDMFVKEGESQTFLCKKTDSWGRPFVADVRCQNGQGAIGRCALGCKLDTWNYHWLDLTQDMFVKEGRQTWNCKQTDYRGRRLVANVECHEGYLTVRNCSL from the exons ATGGGTGAaccaaaatgtttgttttttgttctATTGATTTGGTGTCTCGGCACAGTACACG CACAAGATTCCCGACAAAGCTGCCCAAAACCCCAACTGAAACAAGGTTATTTTGGCTCGGATGAAGAAATGTACCAACATGGCACGGAACTTTACTATGCCTGCGATAAAGGTTGGAAACCTGCGGTTGAGGGGTGGTGGGCGATGGTTGAGTGTGAGAACAGAAAATGGTCCCACACACCTCAGTGCATAG ATGAGAACAACTGCATTGCTCCAGATAACCCTAATGCTAAAGTGACAACCCCTGGGGTGAATGGATGGTATCCCAATGGAAAACTAGTTAGGTTTGAATGTGATGAAACATATGAAATTAAGGGCCCTATCACAGCTACGTGTGAGAATGGGACTTGGACAACATTACCACTGTGTGAAG AAGAAAATGTCTTGTGTGGACAACCTCCTCCTGTGACCAATGCAGTTATCACTCGTGAATATCGGGAGAAGTTTCAAGAAGGCTCTAAGATAAATTATAAATGTCGGGATTCATATACTTATGAAGGAACTGACTCTAGCGTTTGCCAATCTGGAGATTGGACCACAAGTCCCAAATGCA TTCAAACTCCATTCTCCACAGAGAGGGCCAGCACAG GTGAAGGAGGCAGCAGTACTTCGAGTGACAGAGGAAATGGTGGCACATCTAGCGGAGGGGACCACAGCACATCTAGCGGAGGGGGCCACAGCACATCTAGCGGAGGGGGCCACAGCAGATCTAGCGGAGGGGGCCACAGCACATCTAGTGCAGGGGGCCGCAGCACATCTAGCGCAGGGGGCCACAGCACATCTAGCG GTGATGAGGCCTCAGCCAATGTCAGACCCTCTGCCAGACCACAACCTGGTGGTCCATTTTTACCTG TTGATAGGTGTGGAGAGAAGCCAACAGTTGATAATGGGGATTTTATCAGTGACTCTGACAGAAATCGTATGGCACTGACCTTCACATGCATTAACTATTATAAACTTGTGGGCCCAGAGCAAGTGATGTGTCATAATGATCAAACGTGGTCAGAGCTCCCCATTTGTAAAG CTCCCTGTACCATTGACAAAAGGACTTTTTACACGCTGGATCTTCCAAAAGACATGTttgtgaaggaaggagagagtcagacatTTCTCTGTAAAAAAACTGATTCTTGGGGACGACCTTTTGTTGCTGATGTTCGATGTCAGAATGGACAAGGGGCAATTGGCAGATGTGCCT TGGGCTGCAAACTGGACACATGGAATTACCATTGGCTGGATCTTACACAGGATATGTTTGTAAAGGAAGGACGTCAGACATGGAACTGTAAACAAACGGATTACAGGGGTCGTCGTCTTGTTGCAAATGTTGAATGTCATGAGGGATATTTAACCGTACGCAATT GTTCCCTTTAA
- the LOC118394423 gene encoding complement factor H-like isoform X2, producing the protein MKEIPLSVIIVLHIWSYSVKAQESGKVCERPQLDNGFVDPEQNMYQDGMTLTYACDKGLKTPMEGWWGMITCENGRWSDTPLCTASRSCDAPPQVNHATVVQQYQNNFSNGSKVVYKCKRSYIMEGNADVVCLLGEWTSAPTCSHETLRKCRDKEFQCSNRRCIPTIWRCDKDDDCSDNSDEENCGYEKVDP; encoded by the exons ATGAAGGAAATACCACTGTCTGTCATTATTGTACTACACATCTGGTCCTACAGTGTTAAAG CTCAAGAATCTGGAAAAGTCTGTGAAAGACCCCAACTGGACAATGGCTTTGTTGACCCGGAGCAGAACATGTACCAGGATGGCATGACTTTGACTTATGCCTGTGATAAAGGTCTGAAAACACCAATGGAAGGCTGGTGGGGGATGATTACATGTGAGAATGGTAGATGGTCTGATACTCCTCTGTGTACGG CCAGTCGTTCTTGTGATGCACCTCCTCAAGTGAACCATGCAACCGTTGTTCAACAATATCAAAACAACTTTAGTAATGGATCAAAAGTGGTTTATAAATGCAAAAGATCCTACATAATGGAAGGGAATGCAGATGTAGTCTGCCTTTTAGGAGAATGGACCTCCGCCCCCACATGCA GTCATGAGACCTTACGGAAGTGTAGGGACAAGGAGTTTCAGTGCAGTAACAGAAGGTGTATACCGACCATCTGGAGGTGCGACAAAGATGACGACTGTTCCGACAACAGCGACGAGGAAAACTGTG GTTATGAAAAAGTAGATCCATAA
- the LOC118394423 gene encoding complement factor H-like isoform X1, which translates to MKEIPLSVIIVLHIWSYSVKAQESGKVCERPQLDNGFVDPEQNMYQDGMTLTYACDKGLKTPMEGWWGMITCENGRWSDTPLCTASRSCDAPPQVNHATVVQQYQNNFSNGSKVVYKCKRSYIMEGNADVVCLLGEWTSAPTCSHETLRKCRDKEFQCSNRRCIPTIWRCDKDDDCSDNSDEENCEYELPCHPIQVMKK; encoded by the exons ATGAAGGAAATACCACTGTCTGTCATTATTGTACTACACATCTGGTCCTACAGTGTTAAAG CTCAAGAATCTGGAAAAGTCTGTGAAAGACCCCAACTGGACAATGGCTTTGTTGACCCGGAGCAGAACATGTACCAGGATGGCATGACTTTGACTTATGCCTGTGATAAAGGTCTGAAAACACCAATGGAAGGCTGGTGGGGGATGATTACATGTGAGAATGGTAGATGGTCTGATACTCCTCTGTGTACGG CCAGTCGTTCTTGTGATGCACCTCCTCAAGTGAACCATGCAACCGTTGTTCAACAATATCAAAACAACTTTAGTAATGGATCAAAAGTGGTTTATAAATGCAAAAGATCCTACATAATGGAAGGGAATGCAGATGTAGTCTGCCTTTTAGGAGAATGGACCTCCGCCCCCACATGCA GTCATGAGACCTTACGGAAGTGTAGGGACAAGGAGTTTCAGTGCAGTAACAGAAGGTGTATACCGACCATCTGGAGGTGCGACAAAGATGACGACTGTTCCGACAACAGCGACGAGGAAAACTGTG AATATGAACTACCATGTCATCCCATTCAGGTTATGAAAAAGTAG